In Pantoea agglomerans, the genomic stretch GAAGAAACTTGGGGTTGATAAATCCCAGGTGAGCCGCTGGCAAAGCCGCGGCGGTCTGGTCGAGAAGGCCAGCTGCTTACTTGCGGCCATAGGCTATGAGCAGCCGGCCGGAATGGTGATCTTCAAAGGGGATGAGACTGGCCAGCTGGCGCAATGCCTGATTGGCATGCTGGACCATCTCCGCACACAGGGCGGGGAAGCGGGTGAATGAAAGATTCGTTCAGACCAGTAAAAAATACCGCGATCGTCGCGGCATCGTTGTTCACGTCCTCGGTTACGACAGACAGGAACGGCGTGTGCTGTTCAGGCGCCCGGATTATCCGCACGAGTGCTGCGTACCGAAGTGGTATTTCGAGAGGTATTTCAGGGAGTTTGAAGGGGAAGGCTGAACAGCGCGAACTGATCAGCCTGATACAGCGTTGCTTTGGGAAAGCGAGGTCAATTATGCGACAGAAACGCCGTAAACCGCAAGCAGAAACCACTGTACATAAAGACATGGCGCGCAATGAGCTTGTGCGCCATTACGCGCCCGGCGTCGGGCCGCGCCTTCGTGATGCACTTGAGCATGCTAAGCAGCTGCGGCGCGAGGGTGATGGCCATGAGTAATACCGCCGAGATCATAAATTTCAACGCTCACAAAGAGCGTGAGGAGCAGCGCGTGGCCGATACCGATGATGGGTATTCCAGACTGGCCAACATGCTGCTGGAAGAATATGCCGGTGCCGATTTAACGAAGCGCCAGTTTAAAGTGCTGCTGGCTGTTCTGCGGCTCACCTATGGATGGAATAAAAAAATGGACCGCATCAGCGATTCGCAAATCGCCAGCATCGCCAAGCTCCCCGTTAAGCGCTGCAACGAAGCCAAGCTGCAACTGGTTTCAATGAACATTCTGATCCAGCAGGGTCGCCAGTTTGGGCCCAATAAAAACGTCTCTGAATGGCGTATCCCTCAAAATGAGGGAGAATCCCCCAAATCAGGGGATAAAAAATCCCTCAATTTAGGGGAGCGTTATCCCTCAAAACAGGGGGACACCAAAGACATTATTCCAAAGACAGTAAATACAGATCCCCCTAAATCCCCCAGGGGGGAGTTTTCGGAAGAAGTTTTATCACAGGCAAAACAGGTCCTGGAGTATTACAACCAGGTCACAGGCTCTGCCTGCCGCTCTGCAGAAGCCTTTGCCGTTTTACTCACAGAACGCGCTGCACGTGATGCCTACACCGTCGCGGACCTGCAGCTGGTGATCCGCTGGGTAGCCCAGACGTGGAAGCGCCGCAACGGTACCGTGGCCAAGCCGGCTAACATCTGCCGGGTGAACCGCTTCGATGGTTACCTGGCCGACGCGACTGTCTGGAGCCAGAACGCCGTTGATATCGACTGCGCTGCCGTGGTCGATGCCTGGAATGAAATCACCGCAGGCCGGCTGGCCGCTGCTGAACTTGACCGCGATCGTGAAAACGCCATCCGCGCGCTGGTGGGGCACATGACGAAAAAGGACGTTGAGGCGTTCCGCAAATATTTCAGCGCGTTCATGGCTGATGCGCGTGATTTCCACTTCGGCGGCCCAGATGGTACCGGCTGGCGCGCCAGCTTCGATTACCTGATGCAGCCAAGAACACTGCGCGCGGTACGGGAGGGCACACTGTGATTGATTTGTATGTCGAAGCCAGCGTGTGTGGCGCGTTGCTGATTGGCGGCCTGACTCCTGATGCACAGGACGTACTCAGCACCGTTCATCCTGAGGCGTTTTCGCACCCGTTTTATCAGCGGCTTTACCGGGAGATTCGACGTCATGCGAGCCATCACAAGATGATCGACTCGCTCCTGGTGGCTGAATCCATGGGTGATGAGCCTGGAACGTTTGCTGATGTGATGGAGGCCGCCAAATCAACGCCGACGGCGCGCAACATCAAGGGTTACGCTAAAAAACTCAATGAAATGTACTGCATCCGCAGTTTTACGCGGCTGATGGAAGAGAACTACGACAGCATTACCCGGGCAGTAAACAGCGAGCGCGCGCTGGAAAGCATCCAGGAGTTTACGAGGCAGTTGTCCGTGATCAACCGACCGGCCGATGAAGTTGTACCGCAGCAGATCGGCGAGCTGCTCGATGGTTATATGGACGTTCTCGAAAAGCGCGTCAGTGACGGGGATGAATCCTACACAGTGAAAACCGGCATTGAACCTCTCGATAACATTACCGGTGGCCTGAATGATACCGACCTGATCATCATCGCGGCGCGGCCGGGTATGGGGAAAACCGAGCTGGCACTGAAGATTTCCGAAGCGGTGGCAAATCGTACTGTGACACTCGGTAGCGAGCAGCTTAAGCGCGGCGTGCTGATCTTCAGCATGGAAATGCAGGGGCAGCAGATTGTCGAGCGCCAGCTGGCCAACGCCTCCAGTGTATCCGTTTCGATGCTCCGCAAAGCGAACCATCTCAACGACGAGGACTGGGGCCGGATCTCCATGGGCATTCAGCGCCTGGCAAACCTTGATGTGTGGGTAGTGGATGCGACAAACCTCACCATCGAACAGATCCGCGCCGTGGCCACGCGCCATAAAAACCGCTATCCCGGCACATCTCTCATCATGGCTGACTATCTGCAGCTCATCGAAAAGCCCATCGCCGAGCGTAACGATCTGGCCGTTGGCGCAGTTTCGCGCGGTCTGAAGGTGATGGCGATGGAGCTGAAAACGCCTGTTGTCTGTCTGAGCCAGCTGTCGCGCGACGTAGAGAAGAGGCCGAATAAGCGCCCGGTGAATGCGGATCTGCGCGACAGCGGAAGCATCGAGCAGGACGCAGACGGCATCTGGTTCATCTATCGCGACGGTGTTTACAACCCTGACAGCCCGGCATCAGACATCGCGGAGATCATCGTCGGTAAAAACCGCCATGGGCCGCAGGGTGTTGCGTTCCAGAAATTTTACAACGGCCATTTCCAGGACATCGACCAGATGGAAGCCGCTCAGCTTGCACACGAACGCCCGGCACGCGGCGAGGCCACTATGAGGAGAGACTTTTGAACCAGGTGTATGACATCACGCCGCTGGGCAAGCCCCGGCAGACGAATCGCGATCGGTGGGCGCAGCGTCCGGCGGTTATGCGTTACCGCGCATTCAAAGACGAGGTGCGTCTCCGCGGTGTAATGCTGCCGGAAAGCGGCTGCCGGATCACGTTTGTTATTCCCATGCCCGAAAGCTGGAGCAAGAAGAAGCGGGCAGAGCACGTCGGGCGGCCGCACCAGCAAAAACCTGACGTCGATAACCTGCATAAGGCGCTGATGGATGCCGTGTTTGAAGATGACAGCGCGGTGTGGGATGCGCGGATCACCAAAATATGGGGAGAGAGGGGGCAGATACGCATTGAGAGCATTGCCTGAACGGGAACCACAACTGATTACGACAGGAGAATCACCATGAACCTCGAAAACTCCATTAAATTTTTTGCGCCTAAGTCGCCTCAGTTAAGCGATTCTCCTCGGGCTACGGCCAGTGATAGCCTGACCATTACGGATGTGATGGCATCCTTTGGTCTCACTGAAGCGCAGGCACGCTTCGGTTTTGAGCTGTTTCTGTCAAAGCACGGCGTAACGAGTAGTGACCGCGCCGTGGAGATGCTTACTGATTTTGGCGTTAAAGAGTCGGCGCGCTACCGGGCGATCACCGAACTCGCTGAAGATACTAAACGTGAACTGGTGCAATTGCTCGCAACGTTCGCGTACCAGGATTATTCGCGCAGTGCTGCCAGCACGCGTACCTGCCCCTGCTGCAATGGCACCGGCTTCAGGGAGGCGGAAGTATTCAGCACTAAGTCGCACACGCCCTTTGTTTCCAGGGAGGTGATGAGAACCTCAATCCGCTGGGGCGTGAAGGGTGTTATTCCGTCCAGCTATGAGGTCAAACGCGATGTGCGAGAGGTTGTCCGGGCGCTTTGTACATCCTGCGGCGGGAAAGGGGAGATCAGCAACGCCTGCCGCTGCCACGGCAAAGGCCAGGTGCTCGATAAAGAGCAGAGCAATCTGCAGGGCGTCCCTGTGATGAAAACCTGCCCGAAGTGCACAGGGCGGGGCTATGCGCGGCTGCCGTCTGAGGTTGTGCGCCGCGCGGTAGGGTTTGCAGTCATGAATGTCAGTGAGCCCACCTGGCGCCGCAGCTTTAAACCGTTCTATGAGCTGTTGGTTATCCAGTGCCACCGGGAAGAATCGCACGCTGATCAGATGCTGCAGCGGGTCACCTGTAACCGCGGCGTAAACACTTTTTCGGGTTAAGATAAATCCGATGTATTGACGCCGTGACGAAAATGGCCCAATATCTCGCCAATGATGGGATTTCTGTGTGCTGTTCATCAGCAGAGAAACCGGTCAGTTGCAAAAAACTGTGAATAATTAAAAGCGCCCGCGGCCTCACCAGCCTGCGGGCGTTTTTTATTTGTATCGCCCGGGGGCGCCATGAGGCAAATAGCTGTCTGTGCGTCTGGTCCTTCCCTGACTGCAGCGGATTGCGCGCTGGTGAGTGATGCAGGCATACCACTGATTGCAGTGAACAGCAGCTGGCGCGCCGCGCCGCAGTGCCGCTTCATCTACGCTGGCGATCTGCAATGGTGGGATAAAAATCACGCTCAAATTGCCAGTGATGCGGAACGGTGGACCTGTAACCGGCGCGCTGCAGCGCGGTACGGCATTCATCTATTCGAAACGGACACATCTGGCACATTCAATTCCGGCCAGCGCGCAATCCTGTTCGCGATGAGCCTGGGTATTACAAACATCATTCTGCTCGGCTTTGACTGCTCCATCCTGAACGGCCTGCACTGGCATGGCGCGCATGAGGGCATCAGTAATCCCACAGCGGATAACATCCGCCGCTGGCATGGCGAGTTCGCACGTATCGCTGAAATGCCCGGGCGGCCGCGCATCATCAACTGCAGCCGTCAGACCAGCATTCGCTGCTTTCCCAGAGCTGAGCTGGAAGACGCCATCAGAGAAAACCATGAAACCGAAACCGCTATTCATCGACGGGATGCAGGGGCTGGGTGATTCGATTTATCAGCGCGCCTTCGTAAAACGCCTGCCGGCCGGCACCTACATCAAAACGGCGTGGCCGGAGATTTACGAAGACCTGCCGGTAAAGCCGGTACGGAGTGAAACCACGCTGCGCACCCAGCAGAAGAACGAATCGCGGTCATCTGCACTCTGGCACGAACTGCCTGAGAGCGTAGAGCGGATCCGTATCTTTTACGGACCGGCCGAACTGGAGCGAGGTTCGATTATCGACGCCATGCGCGATAAGTTCCGCGTGCAGCCCGATGGTTTCGACCTGCCTTCGCTGCTTCCGCCAAATCCCTATAGCGACAAGCCTGTGGCGGTGATTCGCCCTGCCACAGTTCGCAGTGAATGGCGCAGTGATTCCCGCAACCCGGATCCGGATTATCTGGTTCAGGCATCGCGGATTCTGCGGCAGCACTTTTTTGTTATCAGCATTGCGGATCTGGAAGAGGGCAAAGAGTGGCTGGTGGGGGAAGCGCCTGAGGCTGATTTGCAGCTTCATCGGGGCGAGCTGACATTGCGCGGCTTGATGTCTCTGGTCGAAAACGCCGCAGTGGTGGTTACTCCGGTTGGCTGGGCTCTGCCGGCGGCAATCTGCTATCGGACGCCGGTATACGTGGTTGCTGGTGGCCGTGGCGCCCATAACGCGCCCGAGATAGTCACCGATGGCACCATGAACCTGAGCAGCGTTGGCTGGGCTATGCCGGATAACTACTGCCGCTGTCACCAGTGGGACCATCAGTGCGATAAACGCATTACCGGATTCAGAGACAAATTTGAGGCCTGGCTGCATGAAAGAGTTTTATCAAAAAGTTGACAGTGAGCTGGTGTTTTTCCCTGAACTGGGAATCGGCCGCTATCCGGTGCCGCAGGAGCGCCCATACGATGCGCGTTATTTCCAGCGGTACCAGCAAATGGCGGAAACAGAAACTGGGCGCCAGCTGACTGTGTCCCGCATTGAACTGATTGCGCGCCATTATCACGGTCCCGTTCTGGACGTTGGAATCGGTGCTGGCCAGTTCGTTTCGATGCGACCGTTTACCTCAGGCTATGACGTTAATCCGGCTGGCGTTGAATGGCTGAAAGAGAAAGGGCTCTATGTTGATCTTTATTCAACGGTAAGCCCGGCGATCAGTATGTGGGATGTGCTGGAGCATATCGACGATCCGGAAGCCGCTGTGGCGCGCGCCGATGAGTTCGTATTCGTCTCAATCCCCATTTTCCGCGACAGCGCAGACATCCTGCAATCTCACCATTTCAGGAAGGATGAGCATATCTGGTACTTCACCGATGAGGGGCTGCGAAACTGGTTCCGAACGCAGGGATTTCAGTGCGTAGAGCACAACCGCATGGAGTGCGAGCTTGGCAGGCAGGGCATTGGCACATACGCCTTCCGCCGCATCAAATAAAAAACCCGCGAATTTGCGGGTTTTCTGCATCTGTGGACTGCATGGCTCGGGCTTTTCTCGTGACAAAGAAAAGTTTATCCGGGCTCGCTTATTCACGAATGGGAAAACTCCGAATTCAGTCGAGCCCCTATCAGGGGGTGGATATGAAAACTATGGCAGACAAAGTGACGACAGCTGCGGCATACACCACTTCGGGGGCAACGTTCGTCGCAGGCAGCATGTCGCTAAACGAATGGCTCGCGATCGGCGGCTTCATTCTGGCTATAGCGACATTCTGCGTGAACGTTTATTTCCAGCGTAAACGCGACCGGCGTGAGGAACGCCTTAGCCGAATGAAATGGGGGGCGCGTAGTGAGCCAGATAATCCAGATCCTTAATTTTGAGGAAGGCTATCGGGAATCGCCTTATCTCGATACACAGGGCTTTCCGACGGTGGCTGGTGGTATCCGCATCGGGCCGAAAGGTGGCAGCCTCTCCAGTTATACATTCACCGTGCCGCGCCAGGTTGGCGACGTTTGGAAACAGGTGATTGTGGATGGCAAGCTGATCCAGATGAAGGGCCGCCCGATAATTAACAACGCGCTTAACCAGTGTAATTCCGCACGTGCTGATGTGCTGCTCAGCATGGCTTATCAGATGGGGGTAGATGGTCTGGCGCTTTTCCGTGGCACGCTTTCGAGCATCACCAATGGTGATTTCGATGCGGCGGCCAATGGCATGCTTGATAGCCTATGGGCACGGCAGACGCCGGCAAGAGCGCGGCGCCACGCAGCAGTGATGCGCACCGGCACCTATGACATATACAAGGGGCTGATATGATTTTCATCATCCTGCCGCTGATCATTATTGCCGCCATTATCGCGCTGCTGCTGATCCGCAAATATACGTCTGTTGAATTTGTCGATCATGCCCGGTTGCTCTGGAAAACTTGGTCTGTCTGGCTTGGCAGCGTTGGCGCGGCGATTGGCGTCATTCTCCTGCAGTTTCCTGATGCAGCGCTGAATGCCTGGAATGCCTTACCGCCAGACCTGAAAAGCTACATTCCTCCGCACATCCTCAGCTACATCAGTCCCGCTTTGATGGGACTGGCTGTCGTCGCGCAGTATGTGCGCCAGTCTAAGCTCAAATCGCGCGCTGACGCGCTGAGGAATGGTCCATGACAGCGGTAATTTCTCTACTGGCCGGCAGCTGGCACTGGCTTGCAGCGCTGGCGGCCGTCATTGCTGCGCTGGTGGCCAGTTACTTCGGCGGTAAAAAAATCGGCGCGGTGCAGACGCAGGCGAAAGCCGATGTGAAGGCGGCGCAGGTTGAATCAAACCAGGTGGCAGCTGTGGCAAAGCAGCAGTCGCAGAACGTGGAGAAGGCAAATAGTGTTAAGCAAAACAATGCTGCTCTTAGCGATGGCGATGCTCGTGACAAGCTGCGCCGGTCGCCATTCAACAGTGACGACTGACGCGCCGGTGCGCACTGTAGATTCATTGTGCACGCTGGATAGCCCTATTCGCACCCACGGTAAAGATGCCGACGTTATGGATATAAGAACCGTCCGCGCGATCAACGACCACAACGACCTGTGGGTCAGCCTGTGCGGAGAGTCCAAATGAACTTATTCAGGGCGGCCATAGCCTGGCTGCTGACAAAACACGTCAAAGAGGAAAACAGAGTGAGTGAACCCCTGAACGATACCGCAGTACCTGAGCCAGTGATGCCTGTTGCCATTGCAGAAACCGCCGCGGCGCCAGCCGTAGCAGTTAAAGAGGGTGTGCAGGACTTTGAGAAGGCCTTGCAGTTTGTCCGTGATGGCGTGGCTAAACTTGGCGATGCAGCAGAAAGTGAGCTCATCGCGCTGGCTAAAAAATACCTGTGATTTTGCAAAAGGCGCTGCGTAGCGCCTTTGACAAAGTGACAACTTTAGAGGAACAAGATGGCAAAACCGGACTGGGGAGACCTTCAGAAACGGTTCCTGTCCGAGCATGCCAAAACCGGTATATCCCCCAAAGACTGGTGCGAAGCGCAGGAACTGAATTACTCATCTGCGCGCCGGTACATTAAAAAGCCGTCTGCGCAGCAATCTGCGCGTGAACCACTGCGCAAAAGTGCGCCTGCGCAGCGCATGTTTAGCGCAAATGCGCAGGCAGAAGCGCACGAAATTGATTTGCGCAGCTATGACCTGAACGATATGCAGATCCGGTTCGTTGAGGAGTATCTCATCGACCTGAACCGGACAGCAGCATATAAGCGCGCTGGCTATAAGGGGGAGGGCAATACAGCATACGTCAACGCCTCCCGGCTGCTAAGAAATGCTAAGGTTGCCGCTGCTGTGCGTGATGCGATGGATGCCCGCGCACGGCGCACGCAGATCACTCAGGACGCAGTGTTGCAATGGTGGTGGGACATAGCGACCGCCGATGCTACACAGTTGACCGAGCTGCACCGCTACTGTTGCCGTTACTGCTGGGGCTTCGGCCACAACTATCAGTGGCGGGATATGGTCGAGTTCGAAGAGAAGCGCATGGAGGCGATCGAGAAAAAGCAGCGGCCACCGGTGGACACCGGCGGTTATGGCTATGACGCGCTTGTCGATCCAAACCCAGAATGCCCTCGCTGTAACGGTCTTGGACTGAGCCGCCCGGTTTTTCATGACACACGCGATGCGTCTGGCGCTGCGCGCCGGCTGTTCGCCGGTATCAAAGAGGGTAAGTTCGGGCTTGAAATCATCACTCGTAATCAGGATGAGGCGCTTAAGATGGTCGCCCAGCATCTTGGAATGCTGAAGAGCAAAACAGAAATAAGCGGCCCTGAGGGCGGCCCAATCCAAACCGAGCAGGTTTCGCTGTCATCAGAGGAGGCCGCGGAGCTTTACCGCAAGATGATGGGGTAACTGCTGAAAACAGCTGTTTCGTTGTATTTTAAGGCTATGCATTTTCGGGCCTGTTTTATGCACCGTTTATGCAGTCCGTTTTCAGCTGGCAAGCGTCGTAATCCTTAATAAATAAGCGTTTCGGCGCGATATTCGCGCGAGGGCTGATCCGGCGGGGCGGGTAATGTCCCTTATGTTAAATAGAGCAAATTTCTGGATTTTTTCATGCCCATCCCCTTCCCGTTCGATTTTAAGAATCCTGACTATGGGCAGGTGTTCGAATGGCGGATGGAGCGGCTGCAGCGTATCCGCGCTAACCCTGAAGTGCTGCCGGCGCTACGGACTTTTTACCGCGACGATCCGGCTCAGTTCATCATTGACTGGGGCATCACTACCGACCCGCGAAACCTCGATTTCGGGCTGCCCGTTTCCATCCCGTTCCTGCTGTTCCCAAAACAGGAGGAGTGGATCCACTGGATAATGGACCGCCGCGGCAACCATGAAAACGGCATCACCGAGAAAAGCCGCGAGATGGGGCTGAGCTGGACATCAATCGGCCTGGCCTGTGCGATGTGCCTTTTCAACAAAGAAATGGTGATCGGCTTCGGCTCGCGCAAAGAGGAGTATGTCGACAGCACCGGCGACCCGAAAGCGCTGTTCTGGAAAGCGCGTAAATTCGTGGAGATGCTGCCGGTGGAGTTTCGCGGCGACTGGAACGCAAAGAAGCACGCGCCATACATGCGCGTTGAGTTCCCGACAACCGGCGCTGTTCTGAAGGGTGAGGCCGGCGACAACATCGGGCGCGGTGACCGCACCACACTTTATTTCGTGGATGAGGCAGCGTTCCTGCAGCGTCCCATGCTGATTGAGGCATCGCTGTCGCAGACGACCCGCTGCCGTATCGACCTATCGTCGGTCAACGGTATGGCGAACCCGTTCGCGCAGAAGCGCCACGGCGGCCGCATACCGGTATTCACGTTTCACTGGCGCAGCGATCCGCGCAAAGATGACGAGTGGTACCGGCGCGAGTGCGAGAAAATCGACAACCCTGTGGTGGTAGCTCAGGAACTGGACCTCAACTATGCAGCATCCGCCGAGGGCGTGCTGATCCCCAGCGACTGGGTGCAGGCCGCTATCGATGCGCACATCAAACTGGGCGTTGAGCCCACCGGCAAACGCCTGGGCGCGATGGACGTGGCCGATGAAGGCCGCGATAAAAACGCATTTTCCACGCGTCATGGCTTCCTGCTGGAAAACGTGCGCGAGTGGTCCGGCGTCGGCAGCGACATCTACGGGTCGGTGGAAAAGGTGTTCGGCTACTGCGAAGAGGACCGCCTCGAGGAGTTCCGTTTTGATGAAGATGGCCTCGGCGCCGGTGTTCGCGGCGACGCGCGCGCCATCAACGAACTGCGGAAGGCAGCCCGGCGGCCAATGATTCTGGCCACGCCGTTTCGCGGCAGCGGCGCGGTATTCGATCCGGATGATGAGGCGGTGCGCGGTGACAATGGCCAGGCGGCGCGTCTGAATAAGGATTTCTTCGCAAACGCCAAAGCACAGAGCTGGTGGTACCTGCGCAAGCTGTTCCAGAACACCTACCGTGCCGTAGTTGAGGGCATGGCTTTCAACCCTGACGAAATCATCTCGATCAGCAGCAAAATGGCGAATAAGGACAAGCTCGTGATCGAGCTGTCACAGCCGACCTATTCAATCAACGGAGTGGGCAAAATCATCGTGGATAAGCAGCCGGACGGCACGAAGTCGCCGAACCTGGCTGACTCCGTGATGATTAGCTACGCGCCAATGAACACCGATCTGGACATCTGGATGCGCCTGTAACGAGGAAACGATGGCACGAAAAAATAGTGGTGGCGCCGCGCGAACTCCTCAGGCGACCGCGGACAGCTACGACAACTTTATGGCGCGTGTTGGTATGCAGCAGCCGAACCAGCATGCTGCATCGACCTACCGCGCCAACTTCACCAGCCGCAACCGGCTGCAGATTGAATGGGCATATCGCTCATCGGCGATCATCGGCTCCGCGGTTGATGCCGTGGCCGACGATATGACTCGTAAGGGCGTACGCATAACATCGGAAATCGACCCGAAAGCGCGCGGCGTCATCGAGTCATTGTTCGACGAGCTGGAGATCTGGGATCGCCTCAACGACACGATTAAGTGGTCACGCCTTTATGGCGGTGCTGTTGGCTTCATCATGATAGAGGGGCAGGCGCCGTTTACCCCGCTGCGGCTTGAGACTGTCGGCGAAGGTAAATTCAAGGGCATTCTGCCGCTCGATCGCTGGATGATTAACCCAAACCTGCAGCGCCGCATTAAAGAAATGGGGCCGAACCTGGGCAAGCCCGAGCGTTACGATGTGGTGACAACGGCCAGCGGGATTCCCGCGTGGAGTATTCACCACAGCCGCCTGATCCGCTTCGATGGTGTCACGCTGCCGTATCAGCAGGCGCAGACAGAAAACGAGTGGGGTATGTCGGTGATTGAGCGCATCTGGGACCGCCTGACAGCGTTCGACAGCGCCACAATGGGCGCCGCGCAGCTGGTATACAAAGCGCACCTGCGAACCTACAAGGTGAAGAAGTTGCGCGAGCTGATCGCTCTCGGTGGCCCGGCATATGAAGCGCTGCTGAAAAACATGGACATGATTCGCCTTTTCCAGAGCAATGAAGGCCTGACGCTCATGGACGGCGAGGATGTTTTTGAAACCCACCAGTATTCATTCGCCGGCCTGGACGACGTGATAAGCCAGTTCGCCGAGCAGATCAGCGGCGCGACCGGCATTCCGCTGGTGCGCCTTTTCGGCCAGTCCCCGAAAGGTTTCTCGACCGGAGATGCGGATCTGGCCAACTACTATGATGGCATCGGCACCCAGCAGGAGCGCCGGCTGCGGCAGCCGCTTCGCAAACTGTTTGACGTGATGTACCGATCGGAGCTTGGCCAGCCGCTGCCGGACGATTTCACGTTCGAGTTTAACCCGCTGTGGCAGATGTCGGACGTTGACCGCTCCACGGTTGCGGTGAACACCGTTAACGCTATCAGCACCGCTTTAAACGATGGGCTGATGTCGCGCAAAGCGGCGATGACCGATCTGCGCGAAGCCTCTGACGTTACCGGCATTGGCGCATCAATTACCGATGAGGACATCAACGATGCCGAAGAAGAAGACCCGCCAGGCATCGGAGAGATTGACGACCCAGAACCGGTCAAAGCAGGCGGAGATCCGGTATCAAACGAGCCTACGCAAGATAGCGCGAGCCGTGGGCGACATAGTCGATGGCCGTTACGATGGTTCAAACGATAGCGTCCTGGAAATCATGGATGCGCTGGAGCGATACAGCGACATCATTGATGGCTGGGCCCACCGCGTAGCGACTGATTTTGCGCTGGAGGTGGCCCGGCAGAACGATAAAGAATGGCGGCAGCACAGCCAGTACATCAGCGCCGAACTGCGCCACATCGTTATGAACACTCCGGTCGGCCAGGTGATGCAGAGCATCGTCGCCGAACAGGTGAAGTACATCAAATCGCTTCCTCTCGAGGCAGCCGACCGCATCTACGACATCCAGAACAAGGCGATTGAGGCAGTGGTGGCTGGTGGCCGCGCTGAACCTTTCGCCAAAGAAATAGCAGCATCAGGTGACGTAGCGGCTTCCCGCGCGCGGCTCATAGCGCGCACCGAGATAGGCCGCGCATCTACAGCGCTGACGCAGGCGCGCTCACTGGCGCTGGGCTCGACTGGCTACATCTGGCGCACCGCTG encodes the following:
- a CDS encoding phage minor head protein — its product is MGDIVDGRYDGSNDSVLEIMDALERYSDIIDGWAHRVATDFALEVARQNDKEWRQHSQYISAELRHIVMNTPVGQVMQSIVAEQVKYIKSLPLEAADRIYDIQNKAIEAVVAGGRAEPFAKEIAASGDVAASRARLIARTEIGRASTALTQARSLALGSTGYIWRTAEDGDVRHSHAEMEGKFVSWDKPPTLDGLTGHAGALPNCRCYCEVVIPHANVVRLPTGDRVHRVITVDGKPVSVAAIKIKRAA
- a CDS encoding DUF1073 domain-containing protein, which translates into the protein MARKNSGGAARTPQATADSYDNFMARVGMQQPNQHAASTYRANFTSRNRLQIEWAYRSSAIIGSAVDAVADDMTRKGVRITSEIDPKARGVIESLFDELEIWDRLNDTIKWSRLYGGAVGFIMIEGQAPFTPLRLETVGEGKFKGILPLDRWMINPNLQRRIKEMGPNLGKPERYDVVTTASGIPAWSIHHSRLIRFDGVTLPYQQAQTENEWGMSVIERIWDRLTAFDSATMGAAQLVYKAHLRTYKVKKLRELIALGGPAYEALLKNMDMIRLFQSNEGLTLMDGEDVFETHQYSFAGLDDVISQFAEQISGATGIPLVRLFGQSPKGFSTGDADLANYYDGIGTQQERRLRQPLRKLFDVMYRSELGQPLPDDFTFEFNPLWQMSDVDRSTVAVNTVNAISTALNDGLMSRKAAMTDLREASDVTGIGASITDEDINDAEEEDPPGIGEIDDPEPVKAGGDPVSNEPTQDSASRGRHSRWPLRWFKR